Proteins co-encoded in one Halorussus lipolyticus genomic window:
- a CDS encoding MGMT family protein has product MDEIGDVDGVAGIFARESSYLDRHVQLGIASGRVLSVSFPDTPDEEAESDHDLLDRIFDYLDGVEEDDFSDVEVALTVPTDQRRVLERVREIPYGDQINVETLARMTSGIDHTDEADLNIVRTALDQNPAPLVIPDHRVRDGPSAAPAVVEQKLRSLEGL; this is encoded by the coding sequence ATGGACGAGATTGGCGACGTGGACGGCGTTGCTGGCATCTTCGCGCGCGAGTCGTCGTATCTAGACCGACACGTCCAACTGGGCATCGCCAGCGGACGGGTCCTCAGCGTCTCCTTCCCGGACACGCCCGACGAGGAGGCCGAGTCCGACCACGACCTGCTGGACAGAATCTTCGACTACCTCGACGGGGTGGAGGAGGACGACTTCTCGGACGTGGAAGTCGCGCTCACGGTGCCGACCGACCAGCGCCGGGTGCTGGAGCGGGTCCGCGAGATTCCCTACGGCGACCAAATCAACGTCGAGACGCTGGCCCGGATGACCAGCGGCATCGACCACACCGACGAGGCAGATTTGAACATCGTCCGGACCGCGCTCGACCAGAACCCCGCGCCGCTGGTCATCCCGGACCATCGGGTTCGGGACGGCCCGAGCGCCGCCCCGGCCGTGGTCGAGCAGAAACTCCGGTCGCTGGAAGGACTCTGA
- the trpC gene encoding indole-3-glycerol phosphate synthase: protein MNESEELAPAVASILRSAEARGDPDGGPLSVDSRSLPDALADAEADGRVPVIAEVKPTSPTTDGTRDADPVELAEQMVEGGAAALSVLTEPDHFEGSPENLRRVREAVDVPVLRKDFVLREEQLDTVKADVILLIARFVDDLDGLISAARDRGFQPLVEVHDRDGLAQAVRAGAEIVGVNNRDLARLEVDLETFESVAPFAPDDVTLVAESGIATSDDANRMREAGADGLLVGSAIMDGIPETDSGSRGTESLGNVTENTQRLTTPKETQT from the coding sequence ATGAACGAAAGCGAGGAACTTGCGCCCGCGGTGGCCTCTATCCTCCGGTCTGCGGAGGCCCGCGGGGACCCCGACGGCGGGCCGCTGTCGGTCGATTCCCGGTCGCTTCCCGACGCGCTCGCGGACGCCGAGGCCGACGGGCGCGTCCCAGTCATCGCGGAAGTCAAGCCGACGAGTCCGACCACCGACGGGACCCGTGACGCCGACCCGGTAGAACTGGCCGAACAGATGGTCGAGGGCGGCGCGGCCGCCCTTTCGGTCCTCACCGAACCCGACCACTTCGAGGGGTCGCCCGAGAACCTGCGCCGGGTCCGCGAGGCGGTGGACGTGCCGGTCCTCCGGAAGGACTTCGTTCTGCGCGAGGAGCAACTCGACACCGTGAAAGCCGACGTAATCCTCCTCATCGCCCGGTTCGTGGACGACCTCGACGGCCTGATTTCTGCGGCCCGAGACCGCGGGTTTCAGCCCCTCGTGGAGGTCCACGACCGCGACGGGTTGGCCCAAGCGGTCCGGGCCGGAGCCGAAATCGTCGGCGTGAACAACCGGGATTTGGCCCGGTTGGAAGTGGACCTCGAAACCTTCGAGAGCGTCGCGCCCTTCGCACCGGACGACGTGACCCTCGTAGCCGAGAGCGGAATCGCCACCTCGGACGACGCCAACCGGATGCGGGAGGCCGGTGCCGACGGCTTGCTCGTCGGGAGTGCGATTATGGACGGGATTCCAGAGACCGACTCCGGAAGTCGAGGGACCGAGTCCCTCGGAAACGTAACTGAGAACACCCAGCGACTGACTACCCCCAAAGAGACACAGACATGA
- a CDS encoding 2-amino-3,7-dideoxy-D-threo-hept-6-ulosonate synthase, protein MDVGTTARLDRIGTDGKYVIVPMDHGITLGAVKGLGDIESTIDAVTRGGADSVLTQKGIAPRVHPNKNGAGYIVHLNASTSIGPDSNDKRMTGTVKEAVRAGADAVSLHINVGSKFEREQIEDLARVTETADEYGVPVLAMSYARGPGIDEHDAENLGHAVRLAEEVGSDVVKTAYSGDADSFERVVESTNLPVVIAGGEPEGDRATLEAVRGAMDAGASGVSMGRSIFQHDSPESIARAVSSVVHDGASANDALREAGLAVEV, encoded by the coding sequence ATGGACGTAGGAACCACAGCACGACTCGACCGAATCGGCACAGACGGAAAGTACGTAATCGTCCCGATGGACCACGGCATCACCCTCGGCGCGGTGAAGGGACTGGGGGACATCGAATCGACCATCGACGCGGTGACTCGCGGCGGCGCGGACTCGGTGCTGACCCAGAAGGGCATCGCCCCCCGCGTTCACCCGAACAAGAACGGCGCTGGCTACATCGTCCACCTCAACGCCTCGACTTCCATCGGCCCGGACAGTAACGACAAGCGCATGACCGGCACCGTCAAGGAAGCGGTCCGGGCGGGCGCTGACGCCGTGTCGCTCCACATCAACGTCGGGAGCAAGTTCGAGCGCGAGCAAATCGAGGACCTCGCCCGCGTCACCGAGACGGCAGACGAGTACGGCGTCCCGGTGCTGGCGATGTCCTACGCTCGGGGACCGGGCATAGACGAACACGACGCCGAGAATCTGGGCCACGCGGTCCGCCTCGCCGAGGAGGTCGGCTCCGACGTCGTGAAAACAGCCTACAGCGGCGACGCCGACAGCTTCGAGCGCGTCGTGGAATCGACCAACCTCCCGGTGGTCATCGCCGGCGGCGAACCCGAGGGCGACCGGGCGACACTCGAAGCGGTCCGCGGCGCGATGGACGCCGGCGCATCCGGCGTCTCGATGGGCCGGTCGATTTTCCAGCACGACAGTCCGGAGTCGATTGCGCGGGCGGTCTCCTCGGTGGTCCACGACGGCGCGAGCGCGAACGACGCGCTTCGGGAAGCGGGTCTGGCAGTCGAAGTCTGA
- the trpB gene encoding tryptophan synthase subunit beta, which translates to MSSESKFGDYGGQYVPEALMPAIEELTDAYERYVLDNEDGFMDEFRERLRDFGGRPTPLQRADRLSERYDREVYLKREDLLHGGAHKLNNALGQVLLAKYMGKDRIIAETGAGQHGTATAMASAYLGMPCEIYMGRTDINRQRPNVFRMRIHDAEVNPVDIGSGTLKEAINETMRDWATNVEDTHYVIGSIVGPHPFPKMVRDFQSVISEEAREQVRDQTGRLPDSVVACAGGGSNTMGTFHEFVPDEDVDLVAVEAGGSELTIDEDEDLAPHSASLSTGEEGVLHGARTKLLQNRDGQILESHSVSAGLDYSGVGPELAYLADEGRVTPVNVGDDAALEAFHRLSKLEGIIPALESSHALAYLEEAVLGEQADDLGDLVVVNVSGRGDKDLDTVIEESEKRDLDAAPSMEVFEGEQ; encoded by the coding sequence ATGAGTAGCGAATCCAAGTTCGGCGACTACGGCGGTCAGTACGTCCCGGAGGCGCTGATGCCCGCCATCGAGGAGTTGACGGACGCCTACGAACGCTACGTCCTCGACAACGAGGACGGCTTCATGGACGAGTTCCGCGAACGCCTGCGAGACTTCGGCGGGCGACCCACGCCCCTCCAGCGGGCCGACCGACTCAGCGAGCGATACGACCGCGAGGTCTATCTCAAACGCGAGGACTTGCTTCACGGCGGGGCGCACAAACTGAACAACGCGCTCGGACAGGTCCTGCTGGCCAAGTACATGGGCAAGGACCGCATCATCGCCGAGACCGGCGCGGGCCAGCACGGCACCGCGACGGCGATGGCGTCGGCCTACCTCGGGATGCCCTGCGAAATCTACATGGGCCGGACCGACATCAACCGCCAGCGACCCAACGTCTTCCGGATGCGAATCCACGACGCCGAGGTCAATCCCGTAGACATCGGGTCGGGCACCCTGAAGGAGGCCATCAACGAGACGATGCGCGACTGGGCGACCAACGTCGAGGACACCCACTACGTCATCGGGTCCATCGTCGGCCCCCATCCCTTCCCCAAGATGGTCCGGGACTTCCAGTCAGTCATCTCCGAGGAGGCCCGCGAGCAGGTCCGCGACCAGACCGGGCGACTCCCCGACAGCGTGGTGGCCTGCGCCGGCGGTGGGTCGAACACGATGGGAACCTTCCACGAGTTCGTCCCGGACGAGGACGTAGACCTCGTGGCGGTGGAAGCAGGTGGCTCGGAGTTGACCATCGACGAGGACGAGGACCTCGCACCCCACTCGGCCTCGCTCTCGACCGGCGAGGAGGGCGTGCTTCACGGCGCGAGGACCAAGCTCCTCCAGAACCGGGACGGTCAGATTCTCGAATCCCACAGCGTGAGCGCGGGACTGGACTACTCGGGCGTCGGCCCGGAACTGGCCTACCTCGCGGACGAGGGCCGAGTCACGCCGGTCAACGTCGGCGACGACGCGGCGCTCGAAGCCTTCCACCGACTCTCGAAGTTGGAGGGCATCATCCCCGCGCTCGAATCCAGCCACGCGCTGGCCTACTTGGAGGAGGCCGTCCTCGGCGAGCAGGCCGACGACCTCGGCGACCTCGTAGTCGTCAACGTCTCGGGCCGAGGAGACAAAGACCTCGACACGGTTATCGAGGAGAGCGAGAAGCGCGACTTGGACGCCGCGCCCTCCATGGAGGTGTTCGAGGGTGAGCAGTAG
- the trpA gene encoding tryptophan synthase subunit alpha — translation MSSSIREAFADEPPLISYVAAGDPDAESTKEYVRALVRGGADVIELGLPFSEPIAEGPTIQQAIRRALDAGMTPDRYFDLVAELREDAEVDVPLVCMTYYNLIYQYGDSEAQRASDASGKTASEGREGPEPFVEAAAEAGISGLIVPDLPVDESGPLKSACEAHGLDLIFIVAPTTTDERLDRMLDRATGFVYVQGRLGTTGARSDVSTDTHVSLGRLDETDLPKAVGFGISERDHAREIVSGGADGIIVGSAFVDLIAEGDEVADRLEAKARELKEGALDGAEKVPEPEGK, via the coding sequence GTGAGCAGTAGTATTCGCGAAGCGTTCGCCGACGAACCCCCGCTTATCTCTTACGTCGCGGCGGGCGACCCAGACGCCGAGTCAACGAAAGAGTACGTCCGGGCGCTGGTCCGGGGCGGGGCCGACGTCATCGAACTCGGCCTGCCGTTCTCCGAACCCATCGCCGAGGGGCCGACCATCCAGCAGGCGATTCGCCGGGCGCTAGACGCCGGGATGACGCCGGACCGGTACTTCGACCTCGTGGCCGAACTGCGCGAGGACGCCGAGGTAGACGTGCCGCTGGTCTGCATGACCTACTACAATCTGATTTATCAGTACGGGGATAGCGAGGCGCAACGCGCCTCGGATGCGAGCGGTAAAACCGCGAGCGAGGGCCGGGAGGGACCGGAACCCTTCGTGGAGGCCGCCGCGGAAGCCGGAATCTCGGGCCTCATCGTGCCCGACCTGCCGGTGGACGAGAGCGGCCCCCTCAAGTCGGCCTGCGAGGCCCACGGTCTCGACCTGATATTCATCGTCGCGCCCACGACGACCGACGAGCGCCTCGACCGGATGCTCGACAGGGCGACTGGGTTCGTCTACGTGCAGGGCCGACTCGGTACGACCGGCGCGCGCTCCGACGTGAGTACCGACACCCACGTCAGCCTCGGGCGACTGGACGAGACCGACCTCCCGAAGGCGGTCGGATTCGGCATCAGCGAGCGCGACCACGCCAGAGAAATTGTCTCGGGCGGCGCTGACGGCATCATCGTCGGGAGCGCGTTCGTGGACCTCATCGCAGAAGGCGACGAGGTAGCCGACCGCCTCGAAGCCAAGGCCCGCGAACTCAAAGAAGGCGCACTCGACGGCGCGGAGAAAGTTCCGGAACCGGAAGGCAAATAA